The Nerophis lumbriciformis linkage group LG24, RoL_Nlum_v2.1, whole genome shotgun sequence genome includes a region encoding these proteins:
- the rprml gene encoding reprimo-like protein, with product MNASSILDATQGALLNGSRSLAGTLATFSGNGSELAVTADGSGGSLVLLQEERKLLVMRVVQIAVLCVLSLTVVFGVFFLGCNLMIKSESMINFLVKERRSSKDVETGMIGLS from the coding sequence ATGAACGCCTCATCCATCCTGGACGCGACGCAGGGCGCGCTTCTCAACGGGAGCCGGAGCCTGGCGGGCACTCTGGCCACCTTCTCCGGCAACGGCAGCGAGCTGGCGGTGACGGCGGACGGCAGCGGCGGCTCGCTGGTGCTGCTGCAGGAGGAGCGCAAGCTGCTGGTGATGCGAGTGGTGCAGATCGCCGTGCTGTGCGTGCTGTCGCTCACGGTGGTCTTCGGGGTCTTCTTCCTGGGCTGCAACCTCATGATCAAATCCGAGAGCATGATCAACTTCCTGGTGAAGGAGCGCCGGTCCTCCAAGGACGTGGAGACCGGCATGATCGGACTCAGCTAG